The Spodoptera frugiperda isolate SF20-4 chromosome 2, AGI-APGP_CSIRO_Sfru_2.0, whole genome shotgun sequence genome has a window encoding:
- the LOC118269343 gene encoding probable ATP-dependent RNA helicase DDX47 — protein MTPDVESGSSEDDSQQSDNEEQEEQQPEQAGEDNEDDDNTTFKDLGVVDVLCEACEELKWKKPSKIQKESIPVALQGKDIIGLAETGSGKTGAFALPILQALLENPQRYFALILTPTRELAFQISEQFEALGASIGVKCAVIVGGMDMVAQALMLSKKPHIIIATPGRLVDHLENTKGFNLKALKFLVMDEADRILNMDFEVEVDKILRVIPRERRTYLFSATMTKKVQKLQRASLQDPVKVEVSTKYQTVEKLLQYYLFIPVKYKDVYLVHILNEMSGNSFIVFVATCAGALRTALLLRNLGLAAVPLHGQMSQNKRLAALNKFKNKSRSVLICTDVASRGLDIPHVDVVINLDIPLHSKDYIHRVGRTARAGRAGKAITFVSQYDVELYQRIEQLIGKQLPLYKTEESEVMVLQERVAEAQRLTKIEMKELEDKKSSKGKKRGADSDDDTEEAAGVRRRIKGKPNNKIKHGGKKRKR, from the exons ATGACGCCTGACGTGGAGAGTGGTAGCAGTGAAGATGATAGCCAGCAGTCAGATAATGAGGAACAAGAGGAGCAGCAACCAGAACAGGCAGGAGAGGACAACGAGGATGATGACAACACGACGTTCAAAGACTTG ggTGTGGTAGATGTACTATGTGAAGCTTGTGAAGAGCTAAAATGGAAGAAACCTTCGAAAATCCAGAAAGAGTCAATACCAGTGGCTTTGCAAGGCAAAGATATCATTGGGTTGGCGGAGACTGGTTCTGGAAAGACTGGTGCCTTTGCCCTGCCTATACTACAAGCTTTGCTGGAGAACCCACAACGATACTTCGCACTAATTCTGACACCTACCAGAGAATTGGCATTCCAGATATCTGAACAGTTTGAGGCACTTG GTGCGAGTATAGGAGTGAAATGTGCAGTAATAGTGGGAGGCATGGACATGGTGGCGCAGGCTCTCATGCTGTCCAAGAAGCCACACATCATCATAGCCACTCCTGGCCGACTGGTCGACCATCTTGAGAATACCAAGGGATTCAACCTGAAGGCACTCAAGTTCTTG GTGATGGACGAAGCAGATCGCATCCTCAACATGGATTTCGAGGTGGAAGTGGACAAGATACTCCGCGTGATTCCTCGCGAGCGACGCACGTACCTCTTCTCCGCTACTATGACGAAGAAGGTGCAGAAGCTACAGCGGGCCTCCTTGCAGGACCCTGTGAAGGTCGAGGTCTCCACCAAGTACCAGACAGTTGAGAAGCTGCTGCAGTACTATCTGTTCATACCTGTTAAGTATAAG GACGTATACCTAGTCCACATTCTAAACGAGATGTCTGGCAACTCGTTCATCGTGTTCGTGGCGACGTGCGCGGGTGCGCTGCGCACCGCCCTGTTACTGCGCAACCTCGGCCTGGCCGCAGTGCCGCTGCACGGACAGATGTCGCAGAACAAACGTCTCGCCGCTCTCAACAAGTTCAAGAACAAAAGTCGCTCTGTGCTTATATGCACTGATGTCGCTTCAAG AGGTCTGGACATTCCCCACGTGGACGTGGTGATCAACCTGGACATCCCGCTGCACAGCAAGGACTACATACATCGCGTCGGCCGCACCGCTCGAGCGGGACGCGCCGGCAAGGCTATCACTTTTGTGTCTCAG TATGACGTGGAGTTGTACCAGCGCATCGAGCAGTTGATAGGCAAGCAGCTGCCGCTGTACAAGACGGAGGAGAGCGAGGTCATGGTGCTGCAGGAGAGGGTCGCGGAGGCACAGCGGCTCACTAAGATT GAAATGAAAGAACTAGAAGACAAAAAGAGCAGTAAAGGCAAGAAGCGCGGCGCTGACTCGGACGACGACACGGAGGAGGCGGCCGGCGTGCGAAGACGTATCAAGGGGAAGccgaacaacaaaattaaacatggcGGCAAAAAGAGAAaacgttaa
- the LOC118269410 gene encoding PHD finger-like domain-containing protein 5A translates to MAKHHPDLIFCRKQPGVAIGRLCEKCDGKCVICDSYVRPCTLVRICDECNYGSYQGRCVICGGPGVSDAYYCKECTIQEKDRDGCPKIVNLGSSKTDLFYERKKYGFRRH, encoded by the exons atgGCAAAGCATCATCCAGATCTTATTTTCTGCAGAAAACAACCAGGCGTTG CTATCGGCCGATTGTGTGAGAAATGTGATGGTAAATGCGTGATCTGCGACTCCTACGTGCGTCCTTGCACCCTGGTGAGGATATGTGACGAGTGTAACTATGGATCATATCAGGGGCGATGTGTGATCTGCGGTGGCCCCGGCGTTTCCGACGCTTACTATTGCAAAGAATGCACTATACAGGAAAAAGAC AGAGATGGCTGTCCGAAGATTGTGAACTTGGGTAGTTCTAAGACTGATCTGTTCTATGAAAGGAAAAAGTATGGATTTAGAAGACACTAG